In Synechococcus sp. PCC 6312, one genomic interval encodes:
- the ahcY gene encoding adenosylhomocysteinase encodes MVATPVKLQYDVKDIGLAPLGQQRIEWAGREMPVLRQVRDRFSQEKPLAGIRLVACCHVTTETAHLAIALKSAGADAVLIASNPLSTQDDVAASLVVDYGIPVFAFKGEDTATYSRHVQIALDHRPQIIIDDGCDVVATLIQERQDQIADLIGTTEETTTGIVRLQAMYRDGVLTFPAMNVNDADTKHFFDNRYGTGQSTLDGIIRATNILLAGKTIVVAGYGWCGKGTAMRARGMGANVVVTEIDPVRAIEAAMDGFRVLPMAEAATVGDIFITVTGNKHVIRAEHFAVMKDGAIVCNSGHFDIEIDLKALKSVTHEVKVVRNFTEEYRLASGKSIIVIGEGRLVNLAAAEGHPSAVMDMSFANQALAAEYLVKNQGQLQPGIHAIPKEVDQEIARLKLQAMGIAIDTLTPAQIEYINSWTSGT; translated from the coding sequence ATGGTTGCGACTCCCGTAAAACTCCAATACGACGTAAAAGACATTGGCCTAGCTCCCCTCGGTCAGCAACGCATTGAATGGGCCGGCCGGGAAATGCCAGTCCTCCGACAAGTCCGGGATCGCTTCAGCCAAGAAAAACCCCTCGCCGGAATTCGCCTTGTCGCCTGCTGCCATGTCACCACTGAAACTGCCCACCTAGCCATTGCCCTCAAAAGTGCTGGAGCCGATGCCGTTTTGATTGCCAGTAATCCCCTGTCCACCCAAGATGATGTCGCCGCCAGTCTCGTTGTGGATTATGGAATCCCTGTCTTTGCTTTTAAGGGTGAAGATACCGCCACCTATTCTCGTCACGTTCAGATTGCCTTAGATCATCGTCCCCAGATCATTATTGATGATGGTTGTGATGTAGTTGCCACCCTGATTCAAGAACGTCAAGACCAAATTGCGGACCTAATTGGCACCACCGAAGAAACCACCACCGGGATTGTCCGGCTCCAGGCCATGTATAGGGATGGGGTTCTCACCTTCCCGGCCATGAATGTCAATGATGCCGATACCAAACATTTCTTTGATAATCGCTATGGCACGGGGCAATCTACCCTTGATGGGATTATCCGGGCGACTAACATTCTGTTGGCCGGTAAAACCATTGTGGTGGCTGGCTATGGCTGGTGCGGCAAAGGAACAGCGATGCGGGCCCGGGGTATGGGCGCAAACGTGGTGGTGACGGAAATTGATCCCGTGCGGGCCATTGAAGCGGCCATGGATGGTTTCCGGGTACTGCCGATGGCTGAAGCTGCGACCGTGGGGGATATTTTCATTACGGTGACAGGCAACAAGCACGTGATCCGGGCCGAACATTTTGCGGTGATGAAGGATGGCGCGATCGTCTGTAATTCTGGTCACTTTGACATTGAAATTGATCTTAAAGCCCTAAAATCCGTTACCCATGAAGTGAAGGTTGTGCGGAATTTTACTGAAGAATACCGTCTCGCCAGTGGTAAATCCATTATTGTGATTGGGGAAGGTCGGTTGGTTAATCTCGCGGCTGCGGAAGGCCATCCCAGTGCGGTGATGGATATGAGCTTTGCCAACCAGGCCCTAGCCGCTGAATATTTGGTTAAAAATCAAGGGCAACTCCAACCGGGGATTCACGCCATTCCCAAGGAAGTGGATCAAGAAATTGCTCGCCTTAAGCTCCAGGCCATGGGAATTGCCATTGATACCCTGACCCCGGCCCAAATTGAGTACATCAACTCCTGGACATCGGGAACCTAA
- a CDS encoding DUF1815 family protein, translated as MFTRLADQHRRFIRELVLDLQALAIALEQRGLLASCYTCGGELNSASFMVSLADGHLIRFLVSDYGITWTEMRDDRELMKLEGAEAISQLQELANLLKQPQAPSPQVSLIH; from the coding sequence GTGTTCACTCGACTTGCTGACCAACATCGGCGTTTTATCCGGGAGTTGGTGCTTGATCTCCAGGCCTTGGCTATCGCCCTTGAACAGCGCGGCCTTTTGGCTTCTTGTTACACCTGTGGAGGAGAGTTAAACAGTGCCTCTTTCATGGTTAGTTTGGCGGACGGACATTTGATTCGGTTTTTAGTTTCCGATTACGGGATCACCTGGACAGAAATGCGGGATGACCGGGAATTGATGAAACTTGAAGGGGCGGAAGCCATCAGTCAACTCCAAGAACTGGCCAATCTGCTCAAGCAACCCCAGGCCCCATCTCCTCAAGTCTCCTTGATCCACTGA
- a CDS encoding alpha/beta fold hydrolase has translation MVTLDTQAWQHQYINVNQTNQVRLHYVTQGQGDLVILLHGFPEFWYSWRFQLPALARHFKVVVPDLRGYNDSEKTKQGYDLKTVSQDILSLITSLGYERAHIVGHDCGGVIAWYLAQNFPQALGKLVVLNAPPPDGLFRELWGQLDHLWRRWPLLACQVPGLAEYWLGSNLRGFIQDWFQRYSIRKAAFSNDTLQIYQSALEKAGAISGALQSYRHLLLPQAWWPQFRNQVQQINIPTLVLWGADDPVVSRSLTESLEHLLTGPWRLRLLNDCGHWAMQEVPDLVNRELINFLRGDALPLTNS, from the coding sequence ATGGTGACATTAGATACCCAGGCCTGGCAGCATCAGTACATTAACGTTAATCAAACTAATCAAGTTCGCTTACACTATGTCACCCAAGGCCAAGGAGATTTAGTGATTCTCCTGCACGGGTTTCCTGAGTTCTGGTATTCCTGGCGCTTCCAGTTACCAGCCCTTGCCCGTCACTTTAAGGTGGTCGTCCCAGATTTACGGGGCTATAACGATTCTGAAAAAACCAAGCAGGGCTATGATCTCAAGACCGTCAGCCAAGATATTTTAAGCTTAATTACTTCCCTCGGCTATGAACGGGCCCATATTGTCGGCCATGATTGCGGCGGTGTGATTGCCTGGTATTTAGCCCAAAACTTTCCCCAGGCCCTTGGTAAGCTGGTTGTCCTCAATGCCCCGCCTCCCGATGGCTTATTTCGGGAACTTTGGGGCCAGTTGGATCACCTGTGGCGGCGCTGGCCCCTCCTGGCTTGTCAAGTTCCCGGCCTGGCGGAATATTGGCTAGGTAGCAATTTACGGGGGTTTATTCAGGATTGGTTTCAACGCTACTCGATTCGTAAAGCCGCCTTTTCCAATGACACCCTGCAAATCTATCAGTCTGCCTTAGAGAAAGCTGGGGCCATTTCTGGGGCCCTTCAAAGTTATCGGCATCTCCTTCTGCCCCAGGCCTGGTGGCCCCAATTTCGCAACCAAGTCCAGCAGATTAACATCCCCACACTTGTCCTTTGGGGGGCGGATGATCCCGTGGTAAGTCGTTCGTTGACCGAAAGTTTAGAACACCTGTTAACCGGCCCTTGGCGATTACGCCTGCTCAATGATTGTGGTCATTGGGCCATGCAAGAAGTCCCGGACTTGGTCAATCGTGAACTGATTAACTTCCTCCGGGGAGATGCCCTGCCCTTAACAAACAGTTAG
- a CDS encoding NUDIX hydrolase produces the protein MPSLTPVAIAILHQGGQFLMQLRDDLPGILYPGHWGLFGGHLEAGESPEAGLRRELLEEISYCPPQVQFFRMYNDERISRHVFWGHLTVGLEELDLREGWDLALLPEAAIRQGYFYSPKPNAEKPLGTVHQKIILDFIDASHLQVRLG, from the coding sequence ATGCCATCTTTAACGCCTGTGGCAATTGCGATCCTGCACCAAGGTGGTCAATTTTTGATGCAATTACGGGATGATCTGCCAGGTATTCTCTATCCCGGTCATTGGGGGCTGTTTGGAGGGCATTTAGAAGCTGGTGAATCCCCGGAAGCTGGCCTGCGGCGGGAACTGTTAGAGGAAATCAGCTATTGTCCTCCCCAGGTGCAATTTTTTCGGATGTACAACGATGAACGGATTAGTCGTCATGTCTTTTGGGGCCATTTGACGGTGGGCCTGGAGGAACTTGATTTAAGGGAAGGGTGGGATTTGGCCTTGCTCCCAGAAGCAGCGATTCGTCAAGGTTATTTCTACTCCCCCAAACCCAATGCCGAAAAACCCTTGGGCACTGTCCACCAAAAAATTATCCTCGACTTCATAGATGCAAGCCATCTTCAAGTAAGGCTGGGCTAA
- a CDS encoding DUF3288 family protein — MSVTSQKIQQHPQASQDRAISQRLLTEEPTDLNLVELARLRIRYQGFPGATDIKADLDQALACWQLSEPELFARTRQLHQQGGLYKPRSTKKDDWT; from the coding sequence ATGTCCGTAACGTCCCAGAAAATCCAACAACACCCCCAGGCCAGCCAAGATCGGGCCATCAGCCAACGGCTGTTAACGGAAGAGCCAACGGATTTGAATTTGGTGGAACTGGCCCGGCTGCGAATTCGCTATCAAGGATTTCCAGGTGCAACGGATATCAAAGCTGATTTGGATCAAGCTCTGGCCTGCTGGCAACTCTCTGAACCAGAACTCTTTGCCCGTACCCGTCAACTCCATCAACAGGGGGGGCTATATAAGCCTCGGAGTACAAAGAAGGATGATTGGACATAG
- a CDS encoding M23 family metallopeptidase, whose product MNQLPCWSSYTVISGLVFTAVMFAPVRAWGLEAQVSPSQAVLGDTLSVTITAASPAGQAPMLQFGHKTYPAFPLADSRWRALIPTTPLDSPGRKPLTISDGETTRNLLVWVENRSFPVQRIWLPPGKDNEGTALEFDQVDAFKALVTPEKFWQGRFVRPNAGPITTGYGVRRYYNGVFAQDYFHRGLDYAGPTGSPVVAAARGRVALVGREKDGFLIHGNVIGLDHGQGVLTIYLHLSQIRVKVGDLVTAGQPIGTVGNTGASTGPHLHWGLYVAGQSVDPRSWLTQGWE is encoded by the coding sequence ATGAACCAATTGCCATGCTGGTCTAGTTACACGGTTATTTCTGGCCTGGTGTTTACTGCTGTGATGTTTGCACCGGTCAGGGCCTGGGGCTTAGAGGCGCAGGTGAGTCCCAGTCAAGCGGTTTTAGGAGATACCCTGTCGGTCACTATTACAGCGGCAAGTCCAGCGGGGCAGGCTCCAATGCTCCAATTCGGGCACAAAACTTATCCGGCTTTTCCCTTGGCTGATAGTCGCTGGCGAGCCTTGATTCCAACAACTCCTTTGGATAGCCCTGGCCGGAAACCCTTGACGATTTCTGATGGGGAAACAACTCGTAATCTTCTCGTTTGGGTCGAGAATCGCAGTTTTCCAGTCCAACGCATTTGGCTACCTCCGGGGAAAGATAACGAGGGGACAGCTTTAGAATTTGATCAGGTGGATGCGTTCAAAGCCCTCGTCACCCCTGAAAAGTTCTGGCAGGGTCGGTTTGTGCGTCCCAATGCTGGCCCAATCACCACAGGCTATGGGGTACGGCGATACTACAACGGAGTGTTTGCCCAGGATTATTTTCATCGTGGTTTGGATTATGCAGGCCCAACAGGCTCTCCAGTGGTAGCTGCTGCCCGCGGACGAGTGGCCTTGGTCGGCCGGGAAAAGGATGGGTTTCTAATTCACGGGAATGTTATTGGCCTGGATCATGGTCAGGGAGTTTTGACTATTTACCTGCATCTCAGCCAAATTCGTGTCAAGGTGGGGGACTTAGTGACAGCCGGACAGCCGATTGGTACGGTCGGGAATACGGGAGCCTCAACGGGGCCGCATCTGCATTGGGGACTATATGTGGCTGGACAGTCCGTTGATCCCCGTTCATGGCTGACACAGGGGTGGGAGTAA
- a CDS encoding PP2C family protein-serine/threonine phosphatase has protein sequence MAYHILVIDDDPTTRLILAKNLRNQGYEVTTTNHGEAGISTAREIQPALIICDWMMPGLDGLEVCRRIKADPDLASIFFVLLTAKDDIADRIRGLDAGADEFLSKPIERDELRARVQAGLRLYQANQELKEQKHLLETELNEAAIYVRSLLPKPVAAPLNIDLRFIPSSQLGGDCCDFFWLDETHLVLFLLDVSGHGLGAALPSVSLLNLLRSQKESVPQDFYHPARILSFLNDGFQMSDQNDKYFTIWYGVYNRSSQYLTYASAGHPPALLIHPDLEQNIQVTPLKTPSLPIGMFDDVTYQTATHPVAPGSMLYVFSDGIYEFNTVSGQAWTLEEFGSLLARHYPEKSNLDIILAEIQGISAPGAMGVDDISLVQVQF, from the coding sequence GTGGCATATCACATTCTGGTTATTGATGATGATCCGACAACCCGCTTGATCCTGGCTAAGAATCTGCGCAACCAGGGGTATGAAGTCACCACTACAAATCATGGGGAAGCCGGGATCAGCACGGCTAGGGAGATTCAGCCCGCCCTAATTATCTGTGACTGGATGATGCCAGGCCTGGATGGATTAGAGGTATGTCGGCGGATTAAAGCAGATCCAGACTTGGCTTCAATCTTTTTTGTCTTACTAACAGCCAAAGACGATATTGCCGACCGGATTCGGGGCCTGGATGCAGGGGCTGATGAATTTTTATCAAAACCGATTGAGCGGGATGAACTGCGGGCCAGGGTACAAGCAGGCTTGCGGCTCTATCAGGCCAACCAAGAACTAAAAGAACAAAAGCACCTCCTCGAAACAGAACTCAACGAGGCGGCGATTTATGTCCGGTCGCTCTTGCCCAAACCGGTGGCAGCCCCGCTGAACATTGATCTGCGCTTTATTCCCTCTAGTCAACTGGGTGGCGATTGCTGCGACTTTTTTTGGTTGGATGAAACCCATCTCGTCCTATTTTTATTAGATGTCTCTGGCCATGGCCTGGGGGCTGCCTTACCCTCGGTTTCTCTCCTGAATCTGCTGCGTTCCCAAAAAGAGTCTGTGCCGCAAGATTTTTATCACCCAGCCCGGATTCTCTCCTTCCTCAATGATGGGTTTCAAATGAGCGATCAGAACGACAAATATTTCACCATCTGGTACGGAGTCTATAACCGGTCATCTCAATATCTCACCTACGCCAGTGCTGGCCATCCCCCTGCCCTCTTAATTCACCCTGATTTGGAGCAGAATATCCAAGTTACCCCCCTCAAGACCCCTAGCCTGCCAATTGGAATGTTTGATGATGTTACGTACCAGACCGCAACCCATCCAGTCGCCCCTGGAAGTATGCTCTATGTCTTTAGTGATGGCATCTATGAATTTAATACGGTTAGTGGCCAGGCCTGGACGTTAGAGGAATTTGGCAGTCTCCTCGCGCGCCATTATCCCGAAAAGTCCAACTTGGATATCATTCTTGCGGAAATCCAGGGGATCAGTGCACCAGGTGCCATGGGGGTAGATGATATCTCCCTCGTCCAAGTGCAGTTTTAG